The proteins below are encoded in one region of Cytophagales bacterium:
- a CDS encoding glyoxalase superfamily protein produces MEAQEIIPILRMFDYQKAVEFYVDWLGFEIDWEHKFHDNAPLYMQVSRGGIILHLSEHHGDASPGAKIFINCTGLKEYHKGLKKKQYKYNNPGISKIPWRDVCMEVNDPFHNILVFNEKKT; encoded by the coding sequence ATGGAAGCGCAAGAGATCATTCCGATACTTCGAATGTTTGATTATCAAAAGGCCGTAGAATTCTATGTGGATTGGCTGGGATTTGAAATCGACTGGGAACATAAATTTCATGATAATGCACCTCTTTACATGCAAGTATCGAGAGGAGGAATTATACTTCATCTTTCGGAACATCACGGTGATGCGTCACCAGGAGCCAAGATCTTTATCAACTGTACGGGTCTGAAGGAATATCATAAGGGTCTCAAGAAGAAGCAATACAAATACAATAATCCAGGGATCAGTAAAATACCCTGGCGAGATGTCTGTATGGAAGTCAATGATCCATTCCACAACATTCTAGTGTTCAATGAGAAGAAGACCTGA
- a CDS encoding MBL fold metallo-hydrolase → MGATSIQLIRNATLKVKYADKIFLLDPMLSEKHSLRSFVVPDQQLNPTLDLPLPLSEIISDIDAVLLTHSHPDHFDNAAIKNLPKDISFFNQPADEKVVAKAGFQHAITIDSNYNYNGITIVRTSGKHGPDNLLEMLGEVSGFILQAEDHPTIYFIGDCIWDQEIEGYIDQYRPDIIITNSGGALFRGGNERILMDVDETLLVAKKAPNATIIAVHLQALDHCTVTRQQLNEAAIHENVTILTPADGQILELGA, encoded by the coding sequence ATGGGAGCCACAAGCATACAACTGATTAGAAATGCAACACTGAAAGTGAAATATGCAGACAAGATATTTTTGCTTGATCCAATGTTGTCAGAAAAGCATAGTTTACGATCATTTGTAGTCCCTGATCAACAGCTGAATCCTACTTTAGATTTACCACTTCCTTTAAGCGAGATCATAAGTGATATTGATGCAGTGTTACTTACTCATTCACATCCCGACCATTTTGACAATGCGGCCATAAAAAATTTACCTAAGGATATTTCCTTTTTCAATCAACCTGCCGATGAAAAAGTCGTTGCAAAGGCCGGATTTCAGCATGCGATAACTATTGACTCCAACTACAATTATAATGGTATAACTATAGTAAGAACCAGTGGTAAGCATGGCCCGGATAATCTATTGGAGATGCTTGGAGAAGTTTCGGGTTTCATTCTGCAAGCGGAAGATCACCCTACCATCTATTTTATTGGTGATTGTATTTGGGACCAGGAGATTGAAGGTTACATCGATCAATATCGTCCTGACATTATCATAACGAATTCTGGTGGCGCATTATTCAGAGGAGGTAACGAAAGAATTTTAATGGACGTAGATGAGACCCTTTTGGTTGCTAAAAAGGCACCCAATGCTACTATAATTGCTGTACACTTGCAAGCTCTGGATCATTGTACAGTTACAAGGCAGCAATTGAATGAAGCTGCTATCCATGAGAACGTAACCATACTTACCCCAGCTGATGGTCAGATCTTAGAACTTGGTGCTTAG
- a CDS encoding isoprenylcysteine carboxylmethyltransferase family protein, whose translation MNFYQIFLPVASLLYLLLVFVLRSFILWKQTRVNPLVFGNTDKAHDYIGRVYKVMVLGTWISITLFSFFPNQYPFLLPIEYLESDQLKFAGLVLLFVSFLWTSIGQYQMSGSWRIGIDYEETTRLVSNGLFKYSRNPIFLGVLISYLGTFLIIPNILSFSIMLVTFVTIQTQVRLEEEYLESVQGKEYIEYKSQVRRWL comes from the coding sequence ATGAACTTCTATCAAATTTTTCTTCCTGTAGCTTCCTTACTCTATTTGTTGCTGGTGTTCGTTCTCAGGTCTTTCATCCTTTGGAAACAGACCAGGGTGAATCCGCTTGTTTTTGGGAACACAGACAAAGCCCATGATTATATTGGTCGCGTTTATAAAGTAATGGTGCTAGGTACCTGGATCTCGATAACCTTATTTTCCTTTTTCCCTAATCAATACCCGTTTTTGTTACCTATCGAATACCTGGAGTCCGACCAATTAAAGTTTGCCGGATTGGTCCTATTGTTTGTATCGTTCCTTTGGACAAGCATAGGACAATATCAGATGTCTGGATCGTGGAGGATCGGAATCGACTATGAAGAAACGACCAGGTTGGTCAGCAATGGGCTCTTTAAGTATTCTAGAAACCCCATTTTCCTGGGAGTCCTGATCTCTTATCTCGGTACTTTCCTGATCATTCCAAACATCCTAAGCTTTTCGATAATGTTAGTAACATTCGTTACGATCCAAACACAGGTGAGATTGGAAGAAGAGTACCTTGAATCCGTTCAAGGCAAGGAATACATAGAATACAAATCACAGGTAAGAAGGTGGCTTTGA